AAAGCTGGAAAGACAAGAAAATCGGACAATACGACATGAACGACATCTGGCATGTCCTTTTTGATTTCGACGACGAAGAAAAACTGCTTGAATTCGCAAAGGAAAAACTCTTTTTGAGCGATGAAACGGCAAGAAGATTCTGCACAATCAGAATTCAGCAGGGATATGCGAATTTAAGCCTTAAGGCAATCCGAAAGATAAATCCGTTTTTGCGGAAAGGCTACATCTATTCGACTGCGGTTTTTCTTGCAAACATACCGACAATGATTGGGCAAGACGCATTTTTACAAAACGAAGAGGAAATCGAAAATTCTGTAAAAAATATAATCGGGACGCTAAAAGACAAAAACGATATTATCGTTCTTGCAAATCGCTGTCTTGAGTCTGCGTTCAAAGATAAAGACAATGATTTCAGATTTGAAGAATGGGACAAATCGGTTGTGGAAAATTCCGCACAGGACTTGTTTGGAAAGAAAAAGTGGAATGAATATGACGAAGAAAAACGTAAAGATATAATTTTGCAAGTTTCTGAAAAAGTTGAAGACAATTTGAAAATCGCCGTCGGAAAAAATCCAAACGACTACAAATATCAGCTTTATCGCACTGACGACTTGATTTTGGACTATCTCAATCAAAAAGGATTTACTATAAAGGGAAAACTTTATCACCCAAGCGACACGGATTACAATTTTGAATCGCCGGTTCAAGCCGACGATGGAAAAATATATCTTGCCTCTCCTCGCTCGCAAAGCGTCAAAAATCCTGTTGTGATGAGGGCGTTGCACCAACTCCGGAAACTTGTAAATTATCTTATAAAAACAGGAAAAATAGACAGTTCAACAAAAATAAATGTGGAACTTGCAAACGACGTAAATGACAAGAACCGGCGGAAAGCTCTCGCAGAGTTTGCAAAAGACAGCGAAAAAAATAATGCGGATGCCAGAAAGAAAATAGAAGAACTTTGCAACGAGGCCGGCTTTAAAGTCGTTCCGACGGAATCGGATGTCAAAAAATTCAGACTCTGGAAAGAACAAAATGAAACATGTCCTTACACGGGAAAGCATATAAGTTTTACAGACTTATTCGGTCCGCTTCCTAAATTCGACTTTGAGCACACAATCCCAAGAAGCCTGTCTTATGACGATTCCCTTGAAAACCTTACACTTTGCGACAGTGAATTCAACCGAAACATAAAAAAGCAAAAACTTCCTTCGGAATTGCCGAATTTTGAAGAAATAAACAAGCGGTTCAAAAAATTTTATGAAGATAAAATCGACAACTGCCTGAAAATAATTGAGCGCAGTACAAAACTCGGAGGCTCATACGAAGAACCTACCGCCAAAGATTCAAGAATCGTAAAAAAACATAAGGCAGAGTACGAGCTTGACTATTACAAAGGAAAATTAAGGCGTTTTTCGGCGACAGAAGTTACTTCAGGTTTTAAGCACAGCCAGCTCAACGACACTAGAATCATCACAAAATTTTCTCTTTCGTATTTGAAGAGTATTTTTAGCTATGTTCAGCCTGTAAAAGGTTCTATGACAGACACATTCAAAAGGCAGTGGGGCTTGATGGAGCGAAATGAGGTAAAAGACCGCTCAAACCATATGCACCACACAGTTGACGCTTTGACAATTGCATGCGTAAACCGAGGAAAATTCAATCTGCTGTCCGAGACAATCAAAAACAGTCCTGACGGGAAGCATCTGAAATTTTCAAAACCATGGGCGACATTTGACGCCGATGTTCTGAACGCCGTTCAATATATAATCCCGAAATATTTTTCAGACGAAAACTCCTTGAGGCAGTCAAAAAGAATTATGAGAAATCGGGATGGAAAGCCTGTTTTGAAAAACGGAAAACCTGTCTTTGTCCAGGGAGCGACAGCGCGAGGTTCTTTGCACAAGGACACTTTCTATGGCCGCATAAAAACCGTTCCGGAAAAGGGCGGAAAATCCGAGATGATATTCGTGCAGCGTGTCCTGGTTTCAACATTGGATGAAAAGAGCGCTGAAAAAATCATCGACAAGGGAATAAGAGAGACTTTTGAGAAAAATCTTTTAAATGGAATACAAACGCTCCAAGAAATTCAAACAAATGGAATCCTGTTGCCGTTTAAAAAAGACGGAAGAAATGTTTTTGTAAAACGGATTAGGATAAAGGCACAGCCGACTTCGCCGATCACTTTGAAAGAGCACCACAATGTGATTTCAAAAAATCCGAAAGACTACAAGCAAAATTATTATGTTGTAAACGACGAAAACTATCTTCTTGCAATTTACAGAGGAAAAGACGAAAAAGGAAAGGATGTTTCAGACTACAAAATTTGCAATCTGCTTGACGCTGTAAAAAGTAGACAGAACAAGACTGAACTCTATCCTGATTTTAAAGAGAAAAAAGGCATCAATTTGAAATTGTACAAGATTCTAAAGCCCGGAAAAATCGTGATCCTGCAAAACGATATTCAGGAAGACGTGTTCGCCTTGTCTAAAGAAAAACTTTGGAAACGCCTGTACAGGATTGCCGGGCTTGCAACTTCAGGGAATAATATTCAAATAAAACTAGTGCACATTATAAGTGCAAGACCTTGGAAATATATGAAAGGTGAAAATGATAAAAAAGATTTGAATGCAGGGACTGAATGTCTTATGTATCTAACATCAAATTTTAAGGGACTTGTTGAGGGGCAGGACTTTGCCGTTTCGCCTATAGGAGAAATCATACGAAAGTAAGAGTTTGGTAAAAGATGTAACTTTTCGCACAAGAATAAAACTGAACATATCGAGTTTTTCGTCCGATAGTTAAAGTATGGTTAAACGAACACTGTTTTTCTCGCATGCTGTTTGTTTAAGCGTAAGGCACAAGCAGCTTGTCATTTTCAGTAAAGAAACTCAAGAAGAAACACTTGTTCCCATCGAAGACATAGGTTTTGTGATTGTGGAAAACGCACTCGTTACACTGACAATTCCTTTGATAAATGAGCTTACTGACAATAATTGCGCGCTTATTTTTTGCAATGAAAAGCACCTGCCCTTTTCAATGACTATGCCGCTTGATTGCAATGAGACCCAGTCGCAACTTTTTTCCGCCCAGATAAACGCGAAACTTCCTGTTAAAAAGAAATGCTGGAAGCAGATTGTGGAATTTAAGATAAAAAATCAGGGACTTGTTCTTAAAAAATACGATTTGGATTTTACAAGGCTTGTTAATTTTTCAAAATGTGTAAAAAGCGGCGACCCGACGAACATGGAAAGCCAGGCTGCAAAATTTTATTGGGACAATCTTTTTGGAAAGAAATGGTGCCGAAATCGTTTTGGAGATTTTCCAAACAATTATTTAAATTACGGATATGCAATTTTGAGAGCCGCAACGGCACGCGCGTTGATCGGTTCAGGCCTTCTTCCTACTTTGGGAATTCATCATCACAACAAATATAATGCATATTGCCTTGCGGATGATTTGATGGAGCCTTACAGACCTTTTATCGATGATGCAGTCATAGAATACATCTCGACAAATCCAGATGAGAAAGAACTTGGGCTGGAATTCAAAAAGAGGATTTTACAAGTCCTTACGCGCGACGTAAAAATGGAAAACTTGACAAGACCGATGATGGTCGCCCTTTCAATGACAAGCGCATCGCTCGCGGACGCCCTTTCAAACGAATCTGAAAAGTTGAAACTTCCGAATTTTGTATGATATGAGTTTTGACCGGATAAACGCCTATAAGATAATGTGGATTTTCTGTATGTTTGATTTACCGACAAACACAAAGCCTCAACGCAAACGAGCGAGCGAATTCAGAAAAAACCTGTTGGAAGACGGTTTTGAAATGATGCAATTCAGCGTTTACAAAAGATGTTGCGGGAGTAGAGAATCGTGCGAAGTCCATGAAAATAGAATAAAAAAATGGCTCCCGAGAGAAGGAACTGTAAGCATTTTGAAATTTACTGACAAACAGTTCAGTGAAATTTTGACATTTATAGGCGAAAGCCCCCAAAAGAAAGAAAAAGCACCGCAACAACTCCAATTGTTTTAATAGTCAAACTTGAAAAAGTTACAGATAAAAAGAATGGGCAGCAAGTAAAAAAACAAAGAAAGATATAAAAAAAAGATAACTTTTCTCTATTTTTTTTACACTGCAAACCAATCTAAATCTTTGCATAATATGGTCTTATACAACTCATATTATTTTACATCAAAAATAGAAATCAAACCACAACTTGTTTGTTGCGTAGGCACGAACTGTATGATTATTTTACATCAAAAATAGAAATCAAACCACAACGTAACGTTGCCCGACTTACCGTCGGTAAGAATTATTTTACATCAAAAATAGAAATCAAACCACAACTGTCCCGGACTTCGCCTACTACGAAAACGGATTATTTTACATCAAAAATAGAAATCAAACCACAACTATGAACAAGAAGTTAAATACTTTTTTGTCATTATTTTACATCAAAAATAGAAATCAAACCACAACAAACGTGGTTTGCAGTCGTCATTTGTAACATTATTTTACATCAAAAATAGAAATCAAACCACAACTTTGGTGAAATACAGGTAAAACCGCTTTTGATTATTTTACATCAAAAATAGAAATCAAACCACAACTTTATTCTTATGATCCGTCTGAGAAGTTGTATTATTTTACATCAAAAATAGAAATCAAACCACAACGACGCCTATTGGTGCGTCTAGTTTATTACAATTATTTTACATCAAAAATAGAAATCAAACCACAACTATTCAAGCTGACGTACAAAGTGTAAATCCATTATTTTACATCAAAAATAGAAATCAAACCACAACTTGCGCGGTAAACAAGTGTTTGCCTGTTTAATTATTTTACATCAAAAATAGAAATCAAACCACAACCGTAGCACTAGGCTTATGTACCTTACGCACATTATTTTACATCAAAAATAGAAATCAAACCACAACGATAGACTGGGCAGTCGGTGTTGGTAACGTATTATTTTACATCAAAAATAGAAATCAAACCACAACTTGCTGTTGTGTTTTGCGCTCTCTCTATTGATTATTTTACATCAAAAATAGAAATCAAACCACAACAGAGGCGGGTTTGCCTACGACGCGCACAAAATTATTTTACATCAAAAATAGAAATCAAACCACAACAGTTCTGCCATATATACTTATAGTCATTTTATTATTTTACATCAAAAATAGAAATCAAACCACAACCGTTACGATCTGGGGAAAGACGGCGGAAAAATTATTTTACATCAAAAATAGAAATCAAACCACAACTAGTTCGCAACTTTCTTACTCACCTCTTTTATTATTTTACATCAAAAATAGAAATCAAACCACAACTTTTGCCGTTCGTGAACTTTGTGCTGCTGAATTATTTTACATCAAAAATAGAAATCAAACCACAACTACACAAGCGCTTTCATTTTTTATCACCTCATTATTTTACATCAAAAATAGAAATCAAACCACAACTGCCGCTTATTGTCTCCGCCACCCATTGGATTATTTTACATCAAAAATAGAAATCAAACCACAACGGAAAACGGTTGTCGTTATCGCGCTTGCGATTATTTTACATCAAAAATAGAAATCAAACCACAACAGTACACTACCAAATTCTTTTTCCATACTATTATTTTACATCAAAAATAGAAATCAAACCACAACTAGGTGAATATGGCGATGTAACGCATCGTCATTATTTTACATCAAAAATAGAAATCAAACCACAACAAAAGGTTATTATACCTTTACCGCCTATGTATTATTTTACATCAAAAATAGAAATCAAACCACAACATCAGCTTCGTCAACGTTTTGATCGTTTTAATTATTTTACATCAAAAATAGAAATCAAACTACAACCGCCTGTGTCGTGCGGTATTTGGCTTGGCTATTATTTTACATCAAAAATAGAAATCAAACCACAACTTGATTTTACGGTTCCTGAAACGGCAGATGATTATTTTACATCAAAAATAGAAATTAAACCACAACTAATGCATTTCCATCAATTGAAGACGTCACATAATATAAACTCCCGTAGTCATTATTTTTATTTTTTGAAGAAAAAAATTTTAATTCTATATAATTACTATAGACAACAATATTTGTTTATTATTAATTTTTCCACTTTATTTTTTATCATTAAACAAGTTAACCTGATTCACTGCGATACCGAAATCATCATTGCATAAATCAAAAAAAAACATCGCTGTCTTCCCATGCTTTTATATACAGGGTACAGAAGAATTTGTTTTTATATTTTCTTGTATAGTGGCGATAAAAGTTTCATTATTTAAATTTTTTATTTTTTTTATAATCACCTAAAAAGCTCCCCGTATGATACTCAAAATCCTCCGTTCAGCCGTCTTACAAAAGCGCTTCCAAAAATTCATTGAGAAACAAAAGCCCTTCTTTTGTGAGCGCATAAAAGTGCGCACCGTTTTTTTTCCGCTGTAAAGCCAAGCCCCGCCCTTCCCACGCTGTAAAGAGCGCTTCAGCCTTTTCGGGAAAAGCGCCGAATCGCGCTTCGTACGTTTCACGGCAGATGCCGCGCGTCATCCGAAGTCCCATCATAAAAAATTCAAAAGCTTCCGTTTTTTTATCTATATATTCGACGGAAAAAGGGAGCTCAGCGAATTTACGTTCCCGCTCCGCACGCACTTGTACCGTGCGGAAATCATCCGAAAAAAAGATGCGGGAGCGCACCGCATCGATTTTTTTGCTTTCCCAAAAGCGCACATAGGATCCGATATCGCGCGTATTCGTAAATCTCGCCGACACATCCTTTCGGTAAAAAGTTCCCGTCGCGCCCGCGCCGATGCCGGCATAGCTTTCGAGATTCCAATAGGCGAGATTGTGCAGGCACTCACATCCCCTGCGGCAAAAATTCGACACTTCATACTGTTCGTATCCCGCGCCGCACAAAAAGTCGCACCCCGAAATCCAAAGCGCATCCGACGCATCGATGTCGTGCAGGATTTTCCCGCTTTCGATTTCCGAACAAAGAGGCGTACCTTCTTCGACGGTGAGCGAATAAAGTGAAATGTGATCGGGCGCATACGAGAGGAGCGTTTTCAAACCCGAAGCGAACGATGCATCGGTTTCTTCGGGAAGACGGGCGATCATATCGACCGACAGCGCGTGCGGCCGTTTTTTTTCAAAAAGCGAAAGTGCGCGGTACACATCGCTCGCGCGGCTCCGTCTCCGCACGCGGCAAAGAGAAGTGTCGCTGAACGATTGAATGCCGCACGAAATACGCGTTACGCCCGAAGCGGACGCCGCATCGAGGAAGCTTTCCGTTACGTCGGACGGGTTCGCTTCCATCGTCACTTCAAGCGGCGCCTTGCGGGACATTTTTAACAATCCCGAAAAGAGACGGTCGATTTGCTTTTCGGAAAGCAGACTCGGCGTCCCGCCTCCGACATAGATCGTCTTCCACGAATCGATATCCCAAAGCGACGCCGTACATACCGCTTCGTTCAAAACGGCATCGATATATTCGTCGTCGATTTTTTTTGCGCAGGGTACGCTGAAAAAATCGCAGTAGGAGCATTTCGAAGTGCAAAACGGAATGTGCACGTACAGCGGAAAAGACACACCCACTGCTCTACAAAAGACGGAATTTCGCAAACGGAAAATACACGGCGAGCCCTTTCGCTTTTATGTCGTCAATGCGCACCGCACCCCACAGGCGTGAATCGAGGGCGCTCGTGCGGTTGTCGCCGAGCACGAAGTATTCGCCGCTTCCGAGCGTGCGCGCTTCAAAGCTGCCGCTCACGCCGATCGCGCTGTCCCAATCGGATGGCACGGAAACGATGCGCACGTTATAGGACTTTTCGGCTCGTTCGAATTCGGTAAGAAAATGGCTGTCCCCCGCAGGCCGCACAAAGACGACGTAGCCTTTCATATAGACGGTGTCGCCGGGCAAAGCGACGACGCGGCGGATTTCGGGTTGTTCGCTTGCCGTATCGTTACCGAAAAGCGAATACTGCTGTGCGGTAAAAAATCTCACTACCGCGTCGGCAGCCGTCACGAAAGCGGACGGAGAAGATGTGCGGCGGGATTTAAGCATAACGACATCTCCGCGCAAAAGATTTTTCACAATCGGCGTAAATACGGTACACGAATCGGAAGGGATATCGGGCTGCATGGAAACCGAGCGGGAGCGGACGGTAAAAAGCGCAAAACTGCGTACGAGCGAAACACCCGCAAAGACGATCAGAAAAAAAAGAATCACCGAAACAATCGTGCGCCGGCGCTGCTTTTTTACATCGAAAGAATAGTCGTACAGCTTTTGCTTCATGCGTGTAACATAACACAAACGCCGCGAGTTTACAATATATAGGACAAATGTACCGGAAATATATTTTATAAAAACAGACAGCAGTAGTAAAAAGGCTGCACTCCCGGCAGCGGCTCTGCCGTTCACCGCGGCAGACCGTGATCGGAATCGGACTGCGCAAACTTTTTTATCAAAATAGTTTGCTTGCCATCGGTCTGAGCGGCTCGGCGGCAGTTCCGCTGCCTCGCGTTCCGCCTTTTTTATTTATCTGTATACAATTTTTGTATATATTTCCGGTGCCCTTGTCCCGGCTGCAGAATTGAAACCTTTGCGACGATTTCATATAATGGAAAAGGTATGGCTGACGGAAAAAAGATTATCGCGGAAAACAGAAAAGCCCGTTTCAATTATTTTATCGAAGACTCGATCGAATGCGGAATAGAACTGCGCGGTTCGGAAGTCAAATCGATAAAAGCGGGCAATCTTTCGTTTCCCGACGGCTTTGCGGAAATCAAAGGAGGCGAAGTGTGGGTACAAAATCTGCACATCTCCGAATATTCCTATTCGTCGGCATTTACCCCTTCTCCCGATCGGCCGAAGCGGCTTTTGCTGCACAAAGACGAGATAAAGCGGCTTGTGCGGAAAACCGAAGAAAAAGGCTATACACTCGTTCCGCTCGAATTTTATTTGAAAGGCGGCCGCGTCAAAGTAAAGCTCGGCGTCTGCAAAGGCAAAAAGCAGTACGATAAGCGCGATACGATCCGCGCTCGGGACATGGACCGGGAAGCCGCGCGAGAGTTCCGCAGGGAGATAAACGGCTGATGAAAAAAGCCTTTCGCCGTGCGGCGGCGGCCTTCGTCGTATCGCTTGCCGCATTCGGAGCTCAAAGCCAACCTTCCCGCTCTGTCGATTTTTTCGGCGTCATATCTTCCGATGCCGACGCCAATATGATTCAAATGACGGAAACCCTCTACCTCACGCAGCTCGGCGAATTGCCGGGCATTTCGGTTACCGACAGACGGCAAAGCGGTTTTGCCGAAGCGTACAAAGCGCAGGGTGCCCCCGACTTTTCAAAAGCCGCTGCTCCCCTTGCGTTTTACGCGCTCATCGGCAAAAAAGATCCGGCCGGCGGAAAATGGGACTGCACGATCTGCGTCGCCGACATGCGGACGAAGGATATCCATTCGTACACCCAAACCTACGACTCATATTATAAAATCCTCATGGAATCGAAAGCCTCTCTGCGGTCGATATTCGAAAGCCTTTTGAATAATCGAAGTCCGAAAGAAGCCGATCGGACGAACGACACGAATATACCCGATAATCGGAGCCCTGCTCTCTCGACCGACTCGATCGCGGGAACGTGGGGCGGCGAAGAGTATATCGATAAAATCGTCATTCTTCGGGGCGGACGCGGTTTTATCATCTACAAAAACGGCGCAACGATGAATATTTCCGTTTCGGTTACGGGAAAAGAAGTAACCGTAACGCAGGCGGGAAAATCGAACGCATCGTTTTTTCCCGAACTGCCGCGCGAAGCCGCCCTCCTCGCAGCGACGGACGCACCGCCCCTCACGTGGAAACTCACCGTACAAAACGGTTCGACGCTGTCGGGCATAAAAACGACGCTCGTAGAATCGAAGGGCGGCATCGTCTCGGGCAAAGTACGGATCGAGTGGAAACGAAAGTGAACGATAGGTTGGCGGGCTGCTTTATCGCTGGTATTGCAGGCGGCGACTTTAACCAAACATACGCTTTTCAGCGCCGCTCTTTTCCAGTCCGTGCAGCGCACAGGATATCAACCCATTCTTTTTCTTTAAATCCGACGAGTATTTTATTTTGAGCGATAACGAGCGGCCGTTTAACAAGCATACCGTCCGACGATAAAAGGCGATACATTTCCTCTTCTGTCATGCCGGGAAGCTTTTCTTTAAGATGCAAAGATTTATACAGCAAACCGCTCGTATTAAAAAATTTTTTAAGCGGCAGACCGCTTTGTCCGTGCCATTTTTTCAACTCGACTGCAGACGGATTATCTTCTTTGATATGCCGCCCGATATAATCGATGTGATGATCGTCTAGCCATTTTTTCGCTTTGAGGCACGTAGTGCATTTGGGATAATAAATAAAAATCATCGCCGTCTCCTCTAATTTTTTATCGTATCGGCAGCACCGAAAAAACTTGCGTTTTTGCGGCTTTCGTTAAATTTAATATGCGGCACTTTTAATAAGTTATCGACATAAAAAAATCACAGCTGTGATAAAATATATCAGAAACTACTTGTTTCCTTTCGCCCGATTATGCGTCTTGCAGAGCATTTGGCAATTTGCGCTGTTGGTTGCGCCGCCCTTGCTCCACGCGGAAACATGGTCGGCATCCATCTCGTCCAATTTCCAAATTTTTGTTTTATTACCGGAGTTTTCCAACGCACAGAGCGGACAGTTTGAAACGCCTTTTTTCTCAGCGGCGGCGGTTTGTTTTGCATATACCGACTTTTTTGTCGGTTCGTCAAAAATCCTCACGTCGAGCAGCTTTTTATCGGTTTCGCCGCCCAACAAATATTCGTAAATACCTTTTTTATTTTTTACATAAAAGTCGGCGTATAATTCGTGTAAGCGTTGAGAAATTTTCTGAGGATCATATGATTTTTTCACATACGTCTCGTAAAGCCGTCCCCATTCAAGTCCGCACATTTCTTTTTCGACATCGATAAAAACGCCGTCTATCCAATCGATCACGGAGTTAAAATATGTTTCCATCTCCGTAATATTTTTATCATGACGATGACGCGCCATATAATCGGAAATCTTGCCCTTGCTCACCCAGTCAAGCGCAGTGTGCAAAAAGTCCTGCCGATTTACGGAACCGGAAATATATGCGCTCCATTTTTGAATACATGCATTTCGGCTGTTGCTGAATACTTCTTTTGCTTTGGTCACAAACGAACCGGAATAAATGGCATTTAAAAGTTCCTGTTCGTTTAACGGAATGCCGGCAATATTGATCGTTCTGAACCATTCTTTTATTTCCGTTTCGCTTCCTTCGCATTCGTAAATAAGCAGCTTTGTTTTACGAATTGTATTTTGCAGATCGGCGGCCAAATCCCTGAAGTATTGCTCCATTCCATGTACGTCTTTGAACGCAAACTTATTGCAAAGAAATCGACCGATACTGGTAATCCGCTGCTGCCCGTCAAGGACTTCAAACTGTCCATCAGAAGTTTTATTAAAATAAATCAAGCCGAGCGGATAACCTTTTATTACGGACTCGATAACGGCAACATCTTTTTTCCCGTCCGCATAAATATAGTTGCGTTGGTATTCCGGCTGAATGGTAAGTTTTCCTGCAAGCCCGAACAACCCCTTCCCTTCGAGTTCGTTGTAAACGAAACCTTCGCAAATATCTTTTATCGTTATATCCGTTCTCAATGTTGTTTTCATAGCGCGCCTCCACGATTCTTAAATTGAGATAAAACGGCGGACTTCCTCAACGATTTTTTCGAGGTGCCCATTATTACTATGATATAAAAGCGACAAAAATGCAATGTTATTGTTTAATTTTGATATGTTCGCTGTTTGTGTCGGATAAAGATTCTTTGATAAGCAGACTGAATAATTCTTCCTTCCGAATTGATGAAATAATTCTTTTTTCCGTCATTTTGGAGCAAATTGGCATTTTCATTCGTCTTTCCGCCGGATGAACCCGTTCTCTCGCCATTGGGTTTGCATTCCCAATAATCGTCATATTTTTTTGTATCCGGAACTGCATCGTGACACCCTCTTTGTGTTGCTCCAAGGATATCAAATTGCTCCGGACAATACTTATCTAAAAAACTGATCGGCACGCCCATTATGCCGTTACATCTTGTGTTTGATGAAAATGCGCTTATAGAGTCCTTGTCCGTTGATGACCGGCGCATCGTATCTTTCATGCGGTTTTTTGAATTCGTCCAAATATCCGTCTCTACCTCTGTCTGTTGTCCACAAGATTTCGAACTGTTCCGGGCAGTATTTGTCGAGGAAGCTGATGGGGACTCCCATAACGCCGTTACATCTTCCTCCTGATGATGATGCGGAAGTACGGGGTAACTCTCTCTCTCTCTCTCTCTCTCTCTCTCTCTCTCTCTGCAACAGACGTGCCAACATCCGTCGTATATGTCAAATCCTTACCGTCGTTCCCTTTACGGAATTTTACAATTTCAAATTGTTCGGGACAATATTTATCGAGATATGAAATAGGTACGCCCATATCTTCGAAATAGTCGCTCGGGATCGCATCGGTAAAAGGGACTTCGATCGCATCGTAATTATCGTATTTTTTATAACCGATCCCTCTAACTTCTTTGTGCTTGCTGAATTTAATATTGTCGGCCATCGTCATAAGGCTGAGCGGCTGGTGGCGGCGACCGTGATCGAGATTGGTGAACCAACACACATTACGAAATTTTACCAATCCTGTTTGCTCATCATATACACCGTTCGCATAATTTTTAGGATCAGCTGCCATTATCTTAAAATATGCATTACCATGATTAAAACCGTTGCCAAGCCAAATTTTATTATTTTTTATTAACGGAAAAACTTCCTTGTAGGTAATCGCATTCATATTTGCAATAATCAAAAAATTTTTATCTGCTTCAACGATCCATGCCAAAAATTCACGAAACAGAGAAAAGGGCGGATTGGTGATGATAATATCCGCCTCCTCCCGCAGCTTTTTTACTTCATCGCTTCTGAAGTCACCGTCTCCTTTCATGTACGACCA
This Treponema socranskii subsp. buccale DNA region includes the following protein-coding sequences:
- the smpB gene encoding SsrA-binding protein SmpB yields the protein MADGKKIIAENRKARFNYFIEDSIECGIELRGSEVKSIKAGNLSFPDGFAEIKGGEVWVQNLHISEYSYSSAFTPSPDRPKRLLLHKDEIKRLVRKTEEKGYTLVPLEFYLKGGRVKVKLGVCKGKKQYDKRDTIRARDMDREAAREFRREING
- a CDS encoding TP0183 family DNA metabolism protein, with translation MKKAFRRAAAAFVVSLAAFGAQSQPSRSVDFFGVISSDADANMIQMTETLYLTQLGELPGISVTDRRQSGFAEAYKAQGAPDFSKAAAPLAFYALIGKKDPAGGKWDCTICVADMRTKDIHSYTQTYDSYYKILMESKASLRSIFESLLNNRSPKEADRTNDTNIPDNRSPALSTDSIAGTWGGEEYIDKIVILRGGRGFIIYKNGATMNISVSVTGKEVTVTQAGKSNASFFPELPREAALLAATDAPPLTWKLTVQNGSTLSGIKTTLVESKGGIVSGKVRIEWKRK
- a CDS encoding arsenate reductase family protein, which gives rise to MIFIYYPKCTTCLKAKKWLDDHHIDYIGRHIKEDNPSAVELKKWHGQSGLPLKKFFNTSGLLYKSLHLKEKLPGMTEEEMYRLLSSDGMLVKRPLVIAQNKILVGFKEKEWVDILCAARTGKERR
- a CDS encoding HNH endonuclease family protein, translated to MKTTLRTDITIKDICEGFVYNELEGKGLFGLAGKLTIQPEYQRNYIYADGKKDVAVIESVIKGYPLGLIYFNKTSDGQFEVLDGQQRITSIGRFLCNKFAFKDVHGMEQYFRDLAADLQNTIRKTKLLIYECEGSETEIKEWFRTINIAGIPLNEQELLNAIYSGSFVTKAKEVFSNSRNACIQKWSAYISGSVNRQDFLHTALDWVSKGKISDYMARHRHDKNITEMETYFNSVIDWIDGVFIDVEKEMCGLEWGRLYETYVKKSYDPQKISQRLHELYADFYVKNKKGIYEYLLGGETDKKLLDVRIFDEPTKKSVYAKQTAAAEKKGVSNCPLCALENSGNKTKIWKLDEMDADHVSAWSKGGATNSANCQMLCKTHNRAKGNK
- a CDS encoding adenine-specific methyltransferase EcoRI family protein, coding for MGVPISFLDKYCPEQFDILGATQRGCHDAVPDTKKYDDYWECKPNGERTGSSGGKTNENANLLQNDGKKNYFINSEGRIIQSAYQRIFIRHKQRTYQN
- a CDS encoding adenine-specific methyltransferase EcoRI family protein, translated to MGVPISFLDKYCPEQFEILWTTDRGRDGYLDEFKKPHERYDAPVINGQGLYKRIFIKHKM
- a CDS encoding adenine-specific methyltransferase EcoRI family protein — its product is MANENLHNAKIAKNDEFYTQYADIQKEVNAYIEYDPDVFKNKTILLPCDDPEWSNFTKFFAQNFAAFGLKKLISTSYAVESKKIPGDWQPTLFETENPLFDASKTKVKGKIFTLTADENKDGKIDIDDLQWSYMKGDGDFRSDEVKKLREEADIIITNPPFSLFREFLAWIVEADKNFLIIANMNAITYKEVFPLIKNNKIWLGNGFNHGNAYFKIMAADPKNYANGVYDEQTGLVKFRNVCWFTNLDHGRRHQPLSLMTMADNIKFSKHKEVRGIGYKKYDNYDAIEVPFTDAIPSDYFEDMGVPISYLDKYCPEQFEIVKFRKGNDGKDLTYTTDVGTSVAERERERERERERVTPYFRIIIRRKM